A stretch of Fundicoccus culcitae DNA encodes these proteins:
- a CDS encoding glycoside hydrolase family 1 protein, with product MTTIFPKDFLWGGATAASQVEGGWNEGGKGLDTQDVKPQFSYLTREQKNDWKYKQMTVEKFENGKKSNDVSLYPFRFGSDQYHRYEEDIKLFAELGLKIYRLSISWARIFPNGDDEQPNQEGIEYYKNVFKLCKENNIKVFVTILHYAIPVHLVDEYGGWKNRKLVDFYVKYAKVLFENFKDDVDYWLPFNEINATRFNPYNGGGLIKEREEHYDQAVYQCLHHQFLANSQTIKLAKEMGVKAPIGCMIARFCHYPGTPNPADNLVQLHDEQYTNWFYTDVMARGFYPEYMNRYFEENNIKIEMKESDLELLNEYTVDFISFSYYFTQVSTADKEWEKTDGNLVIANKNPYLESSEWGWQKDPTGLRITLNQMYDRYRKPLFIAENGLGAEDILEEDNSIHDNYRIDYLKSHFEAMGESIKDGVNLIGYTMWGIIDLVSCGSIEMSKRYGVIYVDADDEGNGTFDRYKKDSFYWYKDVIETNGAKL from the coding sequence ATGACAACAATTTTTCCGAAAGATTTTCTATGGGGTGGAGCAACTGCAGCATCACAAGTTGAAGGTGGATGGAATGAAGGAGGTAAAGGTTTAGATACGCAAGATGTTAAACCTCAATTCTCATATTTAACACGAGAACAAAAGAATGACTGGAAATATAAACAAATGACTGTTGAAAAATTTGAAAATGGGAAAAAGTCAAATGATGTTAGTTTATATCCATTTCGTTTTGGGTCAGATCAGTATCATCGTTATGAGGAAGATATTAAATTGTTTGCTGAATTGGGCTTGAAGATTTATCGTTTATCTATAAGCTGGGCAAGAATTTTCCCAAATGGTGATGATGAACAGCCTAATCAAGAAGGAATAGAATACTATAAAAATGTCTTTAAATTATGCAAAGAAAACAACATAAAAGTTTTTGTGACAATCTTACATTATGCTATTCCAGTTCATTTGGTTGATGAGTATGGTGGTTGGAAAAACAGAAAACTGGTTGATTTTTATGTGAAATATGCAAAAGTACTTTTTGAGAATTTTAAAGATGATGTAGATTATTGGCTTCCATTCAATGAAATTAATGCGACTAGATTTAATCCTTACAATGGTGGCGGTTTGATTAAAGAACGTGAAGAACACTACGACCAAGCAGTTTATCAATGCTTGCATCATCAATTTTTAGCAAACTCGCAAACGATTAAATTAGCTAAGGAAATGGGGGTTAAAGCTCCGATTGGTTGTATGATTGCTCGTTTTTGTCACTATCCTGGAACACCTAATCCCGCAGATAATTTAGTACAACTACATGACGAACAATATACTAACTGGTTTTATACAGATGTTATGGCTAGAGGATTTTATCCAGAATATATGAATCGTTATTTTGAAGAAAATAACATTAAAATAGAAATGAAAGAATCAGATTTAGAATTATTAAACGAATACACTGTAGATTTCATTTCATTTTCTTATTATTTTACACAAGTTTCTACAGCGGATAAAGAATGGGAAAAAACAGATGGAAATTTAGTAATTGCTAACAAAAATCCATATCTGGAATCTAGTGAATGGGGTTGGCAAAAAGATCCTACTGGCTTGAGGATTACATTAAATCAAATGTACGATAGATATAGAAAGCCATTATTTATTGCTGAAAATGGGTTAGGAGCTGAAGACATTTTAGAAGAAGATAATTCCATTCATGATAATTATAGAATTGACTATTTAAAATCACATTTTGAAGCGATGGGAGAATCCATTAAAGATGGTGTCAATTTAATTGGTTATACGATGTGGGGAATTATTGACTTAGTTTCGTGCGGTTCAATAGAGATGAGTAAGCGTTATGGAGTTATTTACGTTGATGCTGATGATGAAGGTAATGGTACGTTTGATAGATATAAAAAAGATAGTTTTTATTGGTATAAAGATGTAATTGAAACTAATGGTGCGAAGCTATAA
- a CDS encoding MurR/RpiR family transcriptional regulator, producing the protein MSCTTRIRELYDSFSETELKIADFILDNRESVLDSSTHELADLTKTSASSWVRFSKKLGYKGFTALKVDLASDTVEKPEENQLMNVFIDAGDSFEVLTKKVQYISMSIMEKTYNLLNIKLMSEAVDAINKSNRIFIIGIGGSAIMCNDLMQKLSRIGRTVFFHDDSHILLAQLANLTPDDIVIAVSYSGKTDVVLYAAEKAKEVGTPVIAITKYDVKTSLSQIADFNLYIPVEETNLRLGTISSRNATFVITDLLYYGVAKDNFDDTLQSLVASRKIIDNLKQ; encoded by the coding sequence ATGAGTTGTACCACAAGGATTAGAGAATTGTATGATTCTTTTAGCGAGACTGAATTGAAAATTGCCGACTTCATTTTAGATAATCGTGAATCAGTTTTGGACTCATCTACTCATGAACTAGCAGATTTGACTAAAACATCTGCTAGTTCATGGGTGAGGTTTTCAAAGAAATTAGGTTATAAAGGCTTTACTGCTTTAAAAGTTGATCTAGCTTCTGATACGGTTGAAAAACCGGAAGAAAATCAATTGATGAATGTATTTATTGATGCGGGAGATTCCTTTGAAGTGTTAACAAAAAAAGTACAATATATTTCCATGTCAATTATGGAAAAAACATACAATTTATTAAATATTAAATTAATGTCAGAAGCGGTCGATGCGATTAATAAAAGTAATCGAATCTTTATTATTGGTATTGGTGGGAGCGCCATTATGTGCAATGACTTAATGCAAAAATTATCAAGGATTGGGCGTACGGTCTTTTTTCATGATGATTCGCATATTTTATTAGCTCAATTAGCCAATTTAACCCCTGATGATATTGTAATTGCAGTTAGTTACTCTGGTAAAACGGATGTCGTTTTATACGCAGCAGAGAAAGCCAAAGAAGTTGGCACACCGGTCATTGCCATCACTAAGTACGATGTTAAAACATCATTGTCGCAAATTGCCGATTTTAATTTATATATTCCTGTTGAAGAAACTAACTTACGTCTTGGTACTATTTCTTCGAGAAATGCAACATTTGTTATTACTGATCTACTATATTATGGCGTTGCTAAGGATAATTTTGATGATACGCTTCAAAGTTTAGTCGCCTCTCGAAAAATTATTGATAATTTAAAGCAGTGA
- a CDS encoding DUF871 domain-containing protein encodes MRKLGISIYPEKSNQADLFAYIDKAAEAGFTRVFSCLLSVEKDKEEVKEEFKLVNSYAKSKGFEVIVDVAPRIFEALDISYKELGFFKEIQADGLRLDVGFTGAEEALMTYNPYDLSIEINMSNNVHTIDTIMDYQPNVYNLIACHNFYPHNYSGLGLDYFEKSTKRFKQYGLRTAAFVTSQNDSTFGPWPVTEGLPTLEMHRHLPLDVQVKHYLAMNLVDDIIISNCYPTDAELASLSNLDLSLVTFDVEVVDGLPETERKILFEELHVNRGDQSENIIRSTQSRVKYKGHHFERFNTPDTIHRGDIVIESSYYGHYAGELQIALNDMKNSGNSNVVGRIKEAEVFILDEIKPWQKFRLK; translated from the coding sequence ATGCGTAAATTAGGAATTTCAATTTATCCAGAGAAGTCAAATCAAGCAGATTTATTTGCTTATATTGATAAGGCGGCTGAAGCTGGTTTTACTCGTGTTTTTTCATGCCTGTTGTCAGTTGAAAAAGACAAAGAGGAAGTAAAAGAAGAATTTAAATTAGTTAATAGTTATGCAAAAAGTAAAGGCTTTGAAGTCATTGTTGATGTGGCACCACGGATTTTTGAAGCGTTAGATATCAGTTATAAAGAATTAGGATTCTTTAAAGAGATTCAAGCAGATGGACTTAGGCTTGATGTAGGATTTACTGGAGCTGAAGAAGCTTTAATGACATACAACCCATATGATTTATCTATTGAGATCAACATGAGTAACAATGTTCATACGATTGATACGATTATGGATTATCAACCTAATGTTTATAATTTAATCGCGTGTCATAATTTTTATCCTCATAACTATAGTGGATTAGGATTAGACTACTTTGAAAAAAGTACGAAGCGGTTTAAACAATATGGTTTGCGGACTGCAGCTTTTGTAACTAGTCAAAATGATTCTACTTTTGGGCCTTGGCCGGTTACTGAAGGGTTACCTACTTTAGAGATGCATCGCCACTTACCTTTAGATGTACAGGTTAAACATTACTTAGCGATGAACCTAGTAGATGATATTATCATTTCAAATTGTTATCCGACTGATGCTGAACTAGCTAGTTTAAGCAATTTGGATTTAAGTTTAGTCACATTTGATGTCGAAGTCGTTGATGGTTTACCTGAAACAGAACGAAAAATTTTGTTTGAAGAATTACATGTTAATCGTGGGGATCAAAGTGAAAATATTATTCGTTCGACTCAAAGTAGAGTTAAATACAAAGGTCATCATTTTGAACGTTTCAACACACCCGATACCATTCATAGAGGCGATATTGTTATTGAATCTAGTTACTACGGACATTATGCCGGTGAATTACAAATTGCATTAAATGATATGAAAAATAGTGGTAATAGTAATGTTGTAGGACGTATTAAAGAAGCAGAGGTATTTATTCTCGATGAAATAAAACCTTGGCAAAAATTTAGATTAAAATAA
- a CDS encoding PTS lactose/cellobiose transporter subunit IIA translates to MEEMEQIIFEIISNGGNAKGLAYEAIMEAEKGNYEKADELLVEADAYLKTAHQVQTNLIQEEAAGKNHDVTVLFVHAQDHLMTSMEVRSLADYFIKLNKRVNELENK, encoded by the coding sequence ATGGAAGAAATGGAACAGATTATTTTTGAAATTATTAGTAATGGCGGAAATGCAAAAGGTTTGGCATACGAAGCGATAATGGAAGCTGAAAAAGGTAATTACGAAAAAGCAGACGAATTGTTGGTGGAAGCTGATGCATATTTGAAAACAGCTCATCAAGTTCAAACTAATTTAATTCAAGAAGAAGCTGCGGGTAAAAATCATGATGTGACTGTTCTCTTTGTGCATGCGCAAGATCATTTGATGACATCTATGGAAGTTCGTTCATTAGCAGATTATTTTATCAAATTAAATAAACGTGTGAATGAACTAGAAAATAAGTAA
- a CDS encoding PTS transporter subunit EIIC gives MKDYKQLAHNIVENVGSESNISYLVHCVTRLRFNLKDKSLINKEALHNLNGVLGFLEQNGQFQVIIGEDVGNVYEEIMKQTNLSNELNDSLEVSSQNEDTKGKFSIGKVFDYLSGSFAPIVPAFAGAGILKGIIILLTNYNLLNTESGIYLMLNAASDATFHFLPFLLAYTASKKLNTNTIMSLLMAGIYLYPSIINNAGQSIDVFGINVPLLRYSATVLPILLSVWIVSKLHPWVEKRVVSYLRVVLVPVIVLIIMTPINLMIFGPIGYYSGLGLGKVFEWLFATAPWLGGLVDGATRPFVILTGMHSVMGTIMINNIETLGYDMLGPVHAVASMAAAGMCFGVFLRAKDKEEKATFFSSFISAFIGITEPALYGIAFRFKKPLYALVIGGGVAGALVAVLDAKALSFAMPSIISLPVYAGSIPTMMIGFVVAFVLTAFLAYVFSYDESIEKDNRAIESEKKMIKKLI, from the coding sequence ATGAAGGATTATAAACAATTAGCACATAACATTGTTGAAAATGTTGGCAGTGAATCAAATATAAGTTACTTAGTTCACTGTGTCACTCGACTTCGGTTTAATTTAAAAGATAAGAGTTTAATTAATAAAGAAGCATTACATAATTTAAATGGTGTATTAGGGTTTTTAGAGCAAAATGGTCAATTTCAAGTAATTATAGGTGAAGATGTAGGAAATGTTTATGAAGAAATAATGAAACAGACTAATTTATCAAATGAATTAAATGATTCACTTGAGGTTAGCAGTCAAAATGAGGATACAAAAGGGAAGTTTTCTATTGGAAAGGTTTTTGATTATCTAAGTGGGAGTTTTGCTCCTATAGTGCCTGCGTTTGCTGGAGCAGGAATTTTAAAAGGGATTATCATTTTATTGACAAACTATAATTTATTGAATACTGAATCTGGTATTTATCTGATGTTAAACGCAGCATCAGATGCAACTTTTCACTTCTTACCGTTCCTTTTAGCTTATACTGCTTCCAAAAAATTAAATACAAATACTATAATGTCTTTGTTAATGGCTGGTATATATCTTTATCCATCTATAATAAATAATGCTGGACAAAGTATAGATGTTTTTGGAATCAATGTCCCATTATTAAGGTATTCGGCAACTGTATTACCAATTCTTTTATCCGTTTGGATAGTGAGCAAGCTCCATCCATGGGTTGAAAAGAGAGTTGTCAGTTACCTAAGAGTTGTTTTAGTACCAGTTATTGTTTTAATTATAATGACACCGATCAATTTAATGATTTTTGGTCCAATTGGATACTATTCCGGTTTAGGATTGGGGAAAGTATTTGAATGGCTATTTGCAACCGCTCCTTGGTTAGGAGGTTTGGTAGATGGTGCAACTAGACCATTCGTGATATTAACTGGTATGCATTCGGTTATGGGAACAATAATGATTAATAACATTGAGACATTGGGATATGATATGCTTGGGCCAGTTCATGCGGTTGCTTCAATGGCAGCAGCAGGTATGTGTTTTGGAGTATTTTTAAGAGCGAAAGATAAAGAAGAAAAAGCAACATTTTTCTCTTCATTTATTTCAGCTTTTATTGGTATCACAGAACCAGCACTATATGGGATTGCGTTTAGATTTAAAAAGCCCTTATATGCATTAGTAATTGGTGGTGGTGTTGCTGGGGCGCTCGTAGCTGTACTTGATGCGAAAGCATTAAGTTTTGCAATGCCATCAATAATTTCTCTCCCAGTATACGCTGGATCTATTCCAACAATGATGATTGGATTTGTAGTAGCTTTTGTTTTAACTGCATTTTTGGCATATGTATTTAGTTATGATGAGAGTATTGAAAAAGATAATCGAGCAATTGAGTCAGAAAAGAAAATGATAAAAAAATTAATTTAA
- a CDS encoding PRD domain-containing protein, which produces MKVIKNINNNVAICIDNDGNEVVAFGKGIGFKTPPYVLTDLNKITKTYYNIDQRYFGLLNVISEEIFEITGVIVTYTQIIVDSYLNPNLVFTLADHIQFAIQRNNSGMLLKFSSQYDLKHFNPKEVEVGEYAVKLIEKKLKIKLPEDEVYGIAMHIINSEINEQTEEKQVSSEKIVDQIVEIIENYMGLEIDKASFNFSRFASHLEYLFERIVKNEMITTKNFDMFQSIAENYPRAYNCSLEIRDYLLKSFNWYLEEEELLYLMLHINRLCTRQGYKN; this is translated from the coding sequence ATGAAAGTAATTAAAAATATAAATAATAATGTTGCTATTTGTATTGATAACGATGGTAATGAAGTAGTTGCATTCGGAAAGGGTATTGGATTTAAAACACCTCCTTATGTATTAACGGATTTAAATAAAATCACCAAAACATATTATAATATAGATCAGCGGTATTTTGGTCTGTTAAATGTTATCTCAGAAGAAATTTTTGAGATTACTGGAGTAATTGTTACATATACTCAAATAATCGTTGATTCGTATTTAAATCCGAATTTAGTATTCACTTTAGCAGATCATATTCAATTTGCTATTCAAAGAAATAATAGTGGAATGTTATTAAAGTTTTCATCGCAATATGATTTAAAACATTTTAATCCTAAAGAAGTTGAAGTTGGAGAGTATGCTGTAAAACTCATCGAAAAAAAACTAAAAATAAAGCTTCCCGAAGATGAAGTATATGGAATAGCCATGCATATTATAAATTCAGAAATAAACGAACAAACCGAAGAGAAACAAGTATCTAGTGAAAAAATTGTAGATCAAATAGTTGAGATAATTGAAAATTACATGGGATTAGAAATCGATAAAGCTTCATTTAATTTTTCTAGATTTGCTTCTCACTTAGAGTATTTATTTGAAAGAATCGTAAAAAACGAAATGATAACAACGAAGAATTTTGATATGTTTCAATCAATAGCAGAGAATTATCCAAGAGCTTATAATTGTTCGCTTGAAATTAGAGATTATTTGCTTAAATCATTTAACTGGTATTTAGAAGAGGAAGAATTGTTATATCTGATGTTACATATTAATCGTTTATGTACTAGACAAGGATATAAAAACTAA
- the anmK gene encoding anhydro-N-acetylmuramic acid kinase AnmK encodes MLAVGLMSGTSLDGLDAVLCEVKGTGVDTEIKELAFETFEYPMKLRDLVKKVAENRPVSIAEVCSLNFELGKWYADAVINICKNYGIASEELGFVASHGQTVYHIPHERDGLVASTLQLGESAVIAYQCGCPVVSNFRTMDMAAGGEGAPLVPYSEYVLYQSAVKTIALQNIGGIGNVTVIPAGGEIEDVVAFDTGPGNMMINAAMEILYDESFDKGGAVAASGDLIIELVDELRDHPYLKMVPPKSTGREVFGIEYTKQLIETYNNYAPEDIIATLTWFTAYSIVYSYREFIIPKYNLNEIILAGGGVHNLTLVEYIKELIPEIDVFTQEEKGFSSDSKEAVAFVILGNETLHRKPSNVPGATGAKEKVVLGNVTRPN; translated from the coding sequence ATGTTAGCTGTTGGGCTAATGTCCGGAACATCATTGGATGGGTTAGATGCCGTGTTGTGTGAAGTTAAAGGAACTGGTGTGGATACAGAAATTAAAGAGTTAGCCTTCGAAACATTTGAATATCCTATGAAGTTACGAGATTTAGTTAAGAAAGTAGCTGAAAACAGACCAGTAAGTATTGCTGAGGTTTGCTCATTAAATTTTGAATTGGGCAAATGGTATGCTGATGCTGTTATAAATATTTGCAAGAATTATGGGATAGCTTCGGAAGAATTAGGTTTTGTAGCGAGTCATGGGCAAACGGTTTATCATATTCCACATGAACGAGATGGGTTAGTTGCAAGTACGCTCCAATTAGGTGAAAGTGCTGTGATTGCGTACCAATGCGGTTGTCCGGTTGTGAGTAATTTTCGGACAATGGATATGGCTGCTGGCGGTGAGGGCGCTCCTTTGGTTCCATATAGTGAATATGTTTTGTATCAATCGGCTGTAAAAACGATCGCTTTGCAAAATATTGGTGGGATTGGGAATGTTACGGTTATTCCAGCAGGTGGCGAGATTGAAGATGTTGTTGCATTCGATACGGGTCCGGGAAATATGATGATCAATGCGGCTATGGAAATTTTGTATGATGAGAGTTTTGATAAAGGTGGAGCTGTCGCTGCGAGTGGCGATTTGATTATTGAGTTGGTTGATGAGTTAAGGGATCACCCCTATTTGAAGATGGTTCCGCCTAAATCGACGGGTAGAGAAGTCTTTGGAATTGAGTATACTAAGCAATTAATAGAAACGTATAATAACTATGCTCCAGAAGATATAATTGCCACCTTAACATGGTTTACTGCCTATTCAATTGTCTATAGTTACCGTGAGTTTATTATTCCTAAGTATAATTTGAATGAGATCATTTTAGCTGGTGGTGGGGTTCATAATTTAACTTTGGTGGAATATATTAAAGAATTAATTCCTGAAATTGACGTATTTACTCAAGAAGAAAAAGGATTCTCTTCTGATTCAAAAGAAGCGGTGGCTTTTGTGATTTTGGGTAATGAGACATTGCATCGGAAGCCTTCGAATGTGCCTGGGGCAACAGGGGCTAAAGAGAAGGTTGTGTTGGGGAATGTTACAAGACCTAATTAG
- the murQ gene encoding N-acetylmuramic acid 6-phosphate etherase has translation MSFCYNQFSEQAITSKIHIYLNIKMIVEKVLPVIEQAVNKIIESFNSNGRLIYMGAGTSGRLGVLDAAECVPTFGVPPEMVVGLIAGGDSAIKLAVEGAEDSKELGKADLEALDLKANDTVVGIAASGRTPYVVGGLMYANEVGANTVSLACNINSLISSYSQIAIEVDCGPEVLTGSTRLKAGTAQKLILNMLSTASMIGIGKTYQNLMVDVQATNEKLVARSKRIIMDATDCSEEVADEYLEIANKDVKLAIVMILTGESMEEAKTKLVTAKGFISRAVENS, from the coding sequence ATTTCTTTCTGCTATAATCAATTTAGTGAGCAAGCGATTACATCGAAAATTCATATATATTTAAACATAAAAATGATAGTAGAAAAGGTGCTTCCTGTGATTGAACAAGCTGTGAATAAAATTATTGAGTCATTTAATAGTAATGGAAGATTAATTTATATGGGTGCAGGAACAAGTGGAAGACTGGGTGTTTTAGATGCAGCGGAATGTGTTCCTACATTTGGGGTGCCACCTGAAATGGTCGTAGGATTGATTGCGGGTGGTGATTCAGCAATTAAATTAGCTGTGGAAGGTGCAGAAGATTCGAAAGAATTAGGGAAAGCTGATTTGGAAGCCCTTGATTTAAAAGCAAATGATACGGTGGTAGGGATTGCTGCGAGTGGTAGGACGCCTTATGTTGTTGGAGGGTTAATGTATGCTAATGAAGTTGGAGCAAACACAGTCTCATTGGCATGTAATATAAATTCACTTATTAGCTCATATAGTCAGATTGCTATAGAAGTTGATTGTGGACCTGAAGTATTAACTGGATCAACTAGATTAAAAGCTGGAACAGCACAAAAATTAATTTTAAATATGTTATCAACTGCATCTATGATTGGAATTGGTAAGACATATCAGAATTTAATGGTCGATGTGCAAGCAACGAATGAAAAATTAGTTGCCCGTTCAAAGAGAATTATTATGGATGCAACGGATTGTAGTGAAGAAGTAGCAGATGAATATCTTGAAATTGCAAATAAAGATGTAAAACTTGCTATTGTCATGATTCTTACAGGTGAAAGTATGGAGGAGGCTAAAACTAAATTAGTAACAGCAAAAGGATTCATTAGTCGTGCAGTTGAAAATAGTTAA
- a CDS encoding PTS sugar transporter subunit IIC, with protein MFDKIATFLDEKLSTPMAKLAEQRHLRAIRDGIISTLPIIIVASMFMVIAFLPNSLPSDWAFTQWILQHQTKILLPYRVSMYIMTLYAVFGIGYSLAKSYDLDGLSGAILSELAFLLTIVPTSIPAASESIQQLAANNVELAEYIAAVPTGFHLPMANLGSGGMFIGILSAFLAVEIYRFTDKSGFKISMPSQVPASVARSFESLTPTAIVLLLVATITYFLEIDVHGIVAIIVSPLISASDTLPSVLLIIFLTGFFWVFGIHGASIVGSLARPLWLVLLEENTTAYVAGEAIQNIAAEPFYQWFVWIGGSGATLGLAILLAWRSKSSYGSTLGKTSLIPAIFNINEPMIFGVPIVLNPVLMIPFVVIPLFNGIIAWFATSWGWVNPVVANAPWTLPGPIGAFLATGNDWRAIVLNVLLIILSIALYYPFFRIYDNQLLAEEQVEPETVETT; from the coding sequence TTGTTTGATAAAATAGCAACATTTTTAGATGAAAAACTATCAACACCTATGGCAAAATTAGCTGAGCAACGCCATTTACGTGCGATTCGTGACGGGATTATTTCAACTTTGCCGATTATTATTGTCGCTTCAATGTTTATGGTAATCGCATTCTTACCAAATTCACTACCATCTGATTGGGCCTTTACTCAATGGATCCTGCAACATCAAACTAAAATCTTATTACCATACCGTGTTTCAATGTACATTATGACATTGTATGCTGTTTTTGGAATTGGTTATTCATTAGCAAAATCGTATGATTTAGATGGTTTGTCTGGTGCGATATTATCTGAACTAGCCTTTTTATTAACTATCGTACCAACGTCAATCCCAGCAGCTTCAGAGTCAATCCAACAATTGGCTGCAAATAATGTAGAATTAGCTGAATATATTGCTGCTGTACCTACTGGTTTTCATTTACCAATGGCTAACCTAGGATCAGGTGGGATGTTTATAGGTATTTTATCAGCTTTCTTAGCGGTTGAGATATATCGGTTTACAGATAAAAGTGGCTTTAAAATTTCAATGCCATCACAAGTACCCGCTTCTGTTGCTCGTTCATTTGAATCTTTGACACCAACTGCCATTGTATTATTATTAGTTGCTACAATCACATATTTCTTAGAAATTGATGTTCATGGCATTGTTGCTATAATTGTATCACCATTAATCTCTGCATCAGATACGCTACCTTCGGTTTTATTAATCATCTTTTTAACAGGCTTTTTCTGGGTATTTGGTATTCACGGTGCTTCAATTGTTGGATCGTTAGCGCGTCCTCTTTGGTTAGTTTTATTGGAGGAAAATACGACTGCATATGTTGCAGGTGAAGCTATTCAAAATATAGCTGCTGAACCATTCTATCAATGGTTTGTGTGGATTGGTGGTTCCGGTGCAACTTTAGGTTTAGCCATTCTACTTGCATGGCGCTCTAAATCATCTTATGGAAGCACTTTAGGTAAAACATCACTTATTCCAGCGATATTTAATATCAATGAGCCTATGATCTTTGGTGTTCCAATCGTATTAAACCCTGTGTTGATGATTCCGTTTGTTGTTATTCCATTATTTAATGGTATTATTGCTTGGTTTGCGACTTCATGGGGATGGGTAAATCCAGTGGTAGCGAATGCTCCGTGGACTTTGCCTGGACCAATTGGTGCATTTTTAGCTACAGGAAATGATTGGCGGGCTATAGTACTAAATGTGTTACTAATTATCCTTTCAATTGCTTTGTATTATCCATTCTTTAGAATTTATGATAATCAATTATTAGCAGAAGAACAGGTTGAACCTGAAACTGTTGAAACAACTTAA
- a CDS encoding PTS sugar transporter subunit IIB: MKVLLACSAGMSSAIAAKSLSDAAKDAGIDMTVQEVSSQAFEDEIKKGYALGLVAPQIRHRFDVLKGQADAVGVPCLLINPKGYSPIGGKFLLQQIQKEAGEIFE; the protein is encoded by the coding sequence ATGAAAGTACTATTAGCGTGTTCAGCTGGGATGTCTAGCGCGATTGCAGCAAAATCATTAAGTGATGCCGCAAAGGATGCTGGAATTGATATGACTGTTCAAGAAGTTAGTTCTCAAGCTTTTGAAGATGAAATAAAGAAAGGTTATGCTTTAGGATTAGTGGCTCCACAAATACGTCATCGATTTGATGTTTTAAAAGGGCAAGCAGATGCTGTTGGTGTGCCATGTTTGTTAATTAATCCAAAAGGTTATTCTCCAATAGGTGGTAAATTTTTATTACAACAAATTCAAAAAGAAGCAGGTGAGATTTTCGAATAG